A stretch of Mytilus edulis chromosome 11, xbMytEdul2.2, whole genome shotgun sequence DNA encodes these proteins:
- the LOC139494654 gene encoding uncharacterized protein: MSLIWFALLLSATNFSVILCDRYDSTRSDNIHHSDHGNSPYFGPQNNGYQGYHENAKYRHGDKILDPYIKKDDYTQNYKKERPKTYDRNNYERADSHNDGHFGTQNTLTSRAFELIKRFAALKRATYLYDSVFGRTVHSHHHDGYQQSKRHWKGSDRFEEHSKGYDKPREHSKEANDKRRHKGPVHVHDDISTGDDVIDYGNGGSDYDKTGKQTDRQDHDYEDNQKYDRRFEELNGDHFRGESYNHKKKNNGYINDHQVTHYGGHSNEHESNDYSGHIKGSNGKDNAGGKLFCICKLHCASNELFINICPQFHWWKVCCKWSRGSHH; the protein is encoded by the exons ATGAGTTTAATTTGGTTCGCATTACTTCTTAGCGCGACAAATTTTTCTGTCATCTTGTGTGACAGATATGATAGTACAAGATCGGACAACATTCATCATTCTGACCATGGTAACAGTCCTTATTTTGGACCACAGAATAATGGATACCAAGGATATCATGAAAACGCAAAATATAGACACGGAGATAAAATTTTAGACCCATATATAAAAAAGGATGATTAcacccaaaattataaaaaagaaagaccTAAGACGTATGATAGAAATAACTATGAACGAGCAGACAGTCATAACGATGGTCACTTCGGCACACAAAATACATTAACTTCGAGGGCCTTTGAATTAATCAAACGATTCGCCGCCCTAAAAAGAGCTACGTATTTATATGATTCGGTATTTGGACGAACAGTTCATTCGCATCATCATGATGGGTATCAACAATCTAAACGACACTGGAAAGGGTCTGATAGGTTTGAAGAACATTCGAAAGGATATGATAAACCCAGAGAACATTCAAAAGAAGCGAATGATAAGAGGAGACATAAAGGACCTGTACATGTTCATGACGACATTAGCACGGGCGATGATGTTATTGATTATGGTAATGGCGGGAGTGATTACGATAAGACCGGTAAGCAAACTGATAGACAAGATCATGATTACGAAGATAACCAGAAATATGACAGACGTTTTGAAGAACTGAACGGTGACCATTTTAGAGGTGAAAGTTATAACCACAAGAAGAAGAATAACGGATATATCAATGATCATCAAGTTACACATTATGGCGGACATAGTAACGAACATGAAAGTAATGATTATAGTGGACATATTAAAGGAAGTAATGGTAAAGATAATGCCGGAG GAAAATTGTTCTGCATATGTAAACTCCACTGTGCATCTAATGAactgtttataaatatatgcCCTCAATTCCATTGGTGGAAAGTCTGCTGCAAATGGTCACGTGGTAGTCATCACTGA